One stretch of Bombina bombina isolate aBomBom1 chromosome 7, aBomBom1.pri, whole genome shotgun sequence DNA includes these proteins:
- the LOC128636087 gene encoding uncharacterized protein LOC128636087: MGKHRLKPTKKFLIKGPYARGGTYVNRLKNKSGQKIPTAGFYAEAGFGGVSAESDIFDVTVKGPNAFVEAEANDDRVTAMVKTEVASVSASAGPIQAKAGLNANAAISAEASDDRVTAMAKAEVASFSASAGPIQAKAGLEVNAGISAEVKHDRVSAMAKAEVVSFSASVGPIQAKTGLEVNAAVSAKASDDGVAVIAKAEVVSVSANAGPLEAKLGIAVDTGISAGADGVEVKFLGTGLKLGPTTEVSVFGNSISFSFSKLSRFF; this comes from the coding sequence ATGGGAAAACACCGATTGAAACCAACAAAAAAGTTCTTAATAAAAGGTCCCTATGCTCGTGGTGGCACCTATGTCAATCGACTAAAAAATAAGTCCGGGCAGAAAATACCTACAGCTGGATTTTATGCTGAGGCTGGATTTGGTGGCGTTAGTGCAGAATCTGATATCTTTGATGTAACAGTAAAAGGTCCCAACGCATTTGTGGAAGCTGAAGCCAACGATGATCGGGTCACTGCTATGGTCAAAACAGAGGTTGCAAGTGTTTCAGCATCTGCTGGTCCCATACAAGCCAAAGCTGGCCTCAATGCAAATGCTGCAATATCAGCTGAAGCCAGCGATGATCGGGTCACTGCTATGGCCAAAGCAGAGGTTGCAAGTTTTTCAGCATCTGCTGGTCCCATACAAGCCAAAGCTGGCCTTGAAGTAAATGCTGGAATATCAGCTGAAGTCAAGCATGATCGGGTCAGTGCTATGGCCAAAGCAGAGGTTGTAAGTTTTTCAGCGTCTGTTGGTCCCATACAAGCTAAAACTGGCCTCGAAGTAAATGCTGCAGTATCAGCTAAAGCCAGCGATGATGGGGTCGCTGTTATAGCCAAAGCAGAGGTTGTAAGTGTTTCCGCAAATGCTGGTCCCCTAGAAGCTAAACTTGGCATTGCAGTAGATACTGGAATATCAGCTGGAGCAGATGGTGTGGAGGTTAAATTCCTTGGAACCGGATTAAAATTAGGTCCCACTACTGAAGTGTCTGTTTTTGGAAATTCCATCTCATTTTCTTTCAGTAAACTCTCAAGGTTTTTTTAG